The stretch of DNA AGTTTTCAGCCCTTCAGCAAACTTGGCAGGATGGGGTATATTTAACACGATTAGCTTTTCCACCATTTCGGGATAGGCATAGGCAAAATTCCAGGCGATCGCTCCTCCCCAATCGTGTGCCACTAAAACACATTGTTCGTAGCCCAAACCTTCAATTACACCTCTAACATCTCGAATTAGTTCGGACATAGCGTAAGCTTCAACCCTTTGAGGTTTATCGCTGTCGTTATAGCCACGCATATCGACAGCCACCGTATGATAATTGGCAGCAAATTCGCTTAGTTGATGCCGCCAAGAATACCAAAATTCGGGAAAGCCATGCAGCATTAGCATTAGCTTACCCTCTCCCTGGCTGACATAGTGTAAGTTAACTCCGTTGGTAGAGATGAATTGATGATTCGGGCTGCTAATAACCGACATATTTTATAAATTATTCTTAAGCCAATTTCATCTTAGCGTTCTCGACTAAACTTAAAACATCGCTACGACTGAGCTTGACTTTTCCCAAAGCGATCGCTTCTAAAGTACCGTTAGCCAGTATTAAAGGAATCTGGCAAAAGTCCAAAGCGGGACTGTTTCTAGGTAAAGCATTAGTATAGAGTTGAGCTAACTTAAGCTGACGACGAGCGTAAGCCTGCATATCGCGATCGCTCCAGTTAATAGGAAAAAAACTAACTCCGCGTTTTAGATCGTCCTGCTGATTGCGAACGATATTAACTGCTTGTAAGCCACGTCCAAAACCAATGGCATGAGAGCGATTGGTTTTAGTGCCATCGTACCAAGCCCAAAGATCGGACAGTAATAAACCCACAGAACCAGCTACGCTAAAGGTATAGCGATCTAAATCTGCTTCAGTTTCAATCTGCCAATTGTTTTCCGCCCAGTAAGCCATCCTATCTGCCATTGATGCCGTAGCATCCCAAATACGAGGCGCAATACTTTCAGGAGCAAAAACCGCCCATTCTCCAACTCGCAGCGATACTTCTGGTAGGTCATGACTATAAAGTTCTAACTCGGATGCAATATGACTATAATTGTCGCGATCGACAGTTGCTTGCAGTCCCAGGCTAATACTCCGCAACAGTCTGGCTTTGGTTCGATTGTCTAATTGGCTACTGTCTTCAATCTCATCGATCGCTCGCATGCACAAGTAAGCCGATGCTACTGCATCCTGTAGCTTTCCAGGTAAGCGGGCGATGGGAATATAAAAAGTTCTACTGTTTTGTTTTAGGATTTCTAAAGCTTGAGTCCGAAAATCCATTAATTTAGCTCCTCACACTGACCGACGGTTATAATTCGAGCTTCGTCTGTTTAGGACGGAGTAATCTTTGACTTCTCGATAGCATACAACGAATATTCAAAATCGAGATTAGATTTTAGTTAAAAACTAAGATTTATTGTCAAAGTTAGCTAGTATTTGGAGCTTGGATAATTTTAAAGGATAACGCAATCTTGGTAGTTTATATCAGGTCGTATTGACGGCAAATAACGGCAAACAAGGCTGCTACTATAGTAATTGCCAGCGCGATCGCGGGATGTTGACCTTTGCTTACTGCAAACGAGGTTGCTATACCCGCACCAAGTCCAGCAACAAGACCCGCATTAATTAGTTCTTCAGTAGTATTTTTATCGTACATGAGCGATGTCTTTTTAAATTTAATTTTAAATTTGTGAGTTTATTCAAACTACCATCGTTAAGTTAGATAGACCTATAACCATCTGAAATACTGCAACTAAGCTTTAAATTAAGCTAATTTTCTTAACAAAATTGAGTAGAGAGTGAGAAAATAATAAATTCAGTAGAGCAAGTGTTAATGAAAACAAATTTAGTATTTTAATGTCTAAAACCTACACTGTTGAAATCAAACATCAAGGTAAAACTAAAACTATTGAAGTTTCTGAATCCCAAACTATATTGCAAGCTGCAACTGATGCAGGAATGGATTTACCATATTCTTGTAGTGCTGGCGTTTGCACTACCTGCGCCGCTCAAATTGTTTCTGGCGAGGTCGAACAAAGTGAAGGCATGGGAGTATCTCCAGAATTACAGGCTGAAGGTTATGCTCTTTTATGCGTTTCCTATCCACGTTCCGATATTAAACTAGAAACTGAAAAAGAAGAAGCAGTATATCAAAGGCAGTTCGGACAGCCATCTTAAATTTTTTTTTCTAAAAATAACGGGTAACTACCTATCTTTATAGAGATAGGTAGTTACCCTGCTGCATTATTATTGGTTTATGGTTTGAAGTCTATTAATTTTCTTACGGCAAATCTCCTAATTAGTTCCAGTTGCCTATTAAAGTAAATGCCGACCAAAAATAAGGGTGTGAGAGTTCTAGC from Myxosarcina sp. GI1 encodes:
- a CDS encoding 2Fe-2S iron-sulfur cluster-binding protein, translated to MSKTYTVEIKHQGKTKTIEVSESQTILQAATDAGMDLPYSCSAGVCTTCAAQIVSGEVEQSEGMGVSPELQAEGYALLCVSYPRSDIKLETEKEEAVYQRQFGQPS
- a CDS encoding squalene/phytoene synthase family protein encodes the protein MDFRTQALEILKQNSRTFYIPIARLPGKLQDAVASAYLCMRAIDEIEDSSQLDNRTKARLLRSISLGLQATVDRDNYSHIASELELYSHDLPEVSLRVGEWAVFAPESIAPRIWDATASMADRMAYWAENNWQIETEADLDRYTFSVAGSVGLLLSDLWAWYDGTKTNRSHAIGFGRGLQAVNIVRNQQDDLKRGVSFFPINWSDRDMQAYARRQLKLAQLYTNALPRNSPALDFCQIPLILANGTLEAIALGKVKLSRSDVLSLVENAKMKLA